The genomic window TGGGTGGCGAAGAGCCGGGTGCCGGAGTCGCCGCGGCGGAACGGGCTGGCGATCATCATGTGGCTGGCGGTCTGCAGCTGCGGCTCGGGCGGCAGCGGCAGCCGCTGAGTGCCCGTCTCCAGCTTGCGCAGCGCGCTGGCCAGCGCCAGCGGGTCCCCGGTGATCCGGGCACCGTCCGCGTCGGCCTGGTACTCGCGGGAGCGGCTGACGGCCAGCTGGATCAGGCTCGCGGCGAGCGGGCCCAGGATCATGATGGCGAGGATGCCGAAGAGCCCGGGTCCGTCGTCGTCCTCGCTGCGGCCGAACGGGATCAGCCAGGCGAAATTCACCAGGAACATGATCACCGAGGCCAGCGCTCCGGCCACCGAGGAGATCAGGATGTCGCGGTTGTAGACGTGGCTCAGCTCGTGGCCGAGCACCCCGCGCAGCTCGCGCTCGTCCAGCAGGCGCAGGATGCCGTCGGTGCAGCAGACCGCCGCGTTGCGCGGGTTGCGCCCGGTGGCGAAGGCGTTGGGCGCCTCGGTCGGCGAGATGTACAGGCGCGGCATCGGCTGGCGCGCCGAGGTGGAGAGCTCGCGGACGATCCGGTAGAGGCCGGGGGCCTCGATCTCGCTGACCGGGCGGGCCCGCATGGCGCGCAGGGCGAGCTTGTCGCTGTTCCAGTACGCGTAGCCGTTGGTGGCCAGGGCGACCAGCAGGGCGACCAGCAGGCCGGTCCGTCCGAAGAAGCTGCCGATCACCAGGATGATCGCCGACAGTCCACCGAGGAGGACGGCCGTCCTCAGTCCGTTGTGCTGGCGGTGCACGGCAGCCCCTCCAAGTGGTGCGGTGGGAAGCCCTCTGTTCACATCCCTCGTGCCTGGTCAACGGCCAAGCGCGGGGTGCTGGTTCCCCGCGCTCGCCGCCGGTGCTTCGGGACGGGTGCGAACCACCCCCGGATCAGGCGCTAGAACAGGCTCCCCGACACCACCTGGAGGACCAGCTGCGGGGCCACCGAGAGCACCACGGCACCCACCGCGGTCAGCCCCAGGGTCGCGGCCAGCGGCCTCGGCAGCCGGGTGTCCGCCGGTGCTGCGGCCTCGGCCGGAGCGGGCGCGAACAGCTTCGCCAGCCAGAGCAGGTAGTAGTACAGAGCGATCACCACATTGACCGCCATCAGGACGGCCAGCCAGCCGAGACCGGCGTTCACCGCCGCCTGGAAGACCACCACCTTGCCGAACAGGCCGATCACGCCCGGCGGCAGTCCGGCCAGGCAGAGCAGGAAGAAGCCCAGCGCGAGCGCCGCCCAGCGGTTGCGGGCGAACAGGCCCCGGTAGTCGTCGAGCCGGTTGGCCGGGCTGGTCCGGGCCACCACCGCGGCCACCCCGAAGGCGCCCAGGTTGACCAGGCCGTAGATCAGCGCGTACGCCACCGTGGCGCCCAGCGGGTGCGTGCTGCCCGCGTAGCCGGCGGCGGCCAGCGGGACCAGCAGGTAACCGGCCTGGGCCACCGAGGACCAGGCCAGCAGGCGCACCGCGCCCTGCGCGGAGTCGGCGCGCTGGCGCAGCGCAGCCACGTTGCCGGCCGTCATGGTGACGGCGGCCAGCACCGCGAGCAGCAGGCCCCAGGTGTGGGCGTAGGGGCGAAAGCCCAGGTTGGTGATGAGCGCGAGACCGGCGAAACCGGCCGCCTTGCCGACCACCGACAGGTAGCCGGCCACCGGCAGCGGGGCGCCGGTGTAGGTGTCGGGCACCCAGAAGTGGAACGGGACGGCGGCCACCTTGAAGGCGAAGCCGACCAGGGTCAGCATGGCCCCCGCCTCGGCCAGCGGCCGCAGCTGCCCGGGGAGGTGCCCCAGGCCCTCGGAGATCGCGGACAGGTGCAGGCTGCCGGTGGCGGCGTAGACGAAGCTGACGCCGAGCAGCATCACGGCCGTCGCGGTGACCGAGGAGAGGAAGAACTTCAGCGCCGCCTCGCCGCCGCGCCCGTCCCGCTTGAGGGCGACCAGCGCGAAGGAGGGCAGCGAGACCACCTCCAGCGCGATCACCAGGCTCGCCAGGTCGCGGGCGGCGGGCAGCAGCGCGGCCCCGGCGGCACTGCTGAGCAGCAGGAACCAGTACTCACCGGCGGGCAGCCGCTGCTCGTCCACGGTGTGCAGCGAGAGCAGCGCGGCGATCAGCGCGCCGCCGAGCACCAGCAGCTGGAAGACCAGCGCGAAGTGGTCGGCGACGTAGGAGCAGCCACCGGTGGCGCCCTGCCCGCCGGGCAGGCAGAAGGTGGCCCGCGGCCGCCCGCCGGTCAGCGGCAGCAGGGCGAGCAGCGCCAGCAGCAGACCGGCCGCGGTCAGCGGGCCGAGCAGCCGCTTGCGGGCCGCGGGCAGCAGCAGGTCGGCCAGCAGCACCACCAGCGCGGCCAGCGCGGCGATCAGCGGCGGCGCGATCGCCACCCAGTCCACCGACTGGATGAGCGCGCCGGGGTTCGCGACGGCGAGGAGGGTCGGGTTCACGGCTGACTGCCCCAGGGGGTGAAGAGCGGCGAGGGAGCTGGTCATCGGTCAGCCCCCCGCCAGCAGGTGCTTGACGGCCGGGTCGGAGAGCCCGAGCAGCAGCGCCGGCCAGAGCCCGGCCAGCAGGGTCAGCGCGGCCAGCGGGGTCCAGCTGACGGCCTCGTACGGACGCAGCTCGGCCACCTCGGCCACTGCCGGCTGGGCCGGGTCGCCCATGCAGACCCGCCGGACCACCACCAGCAGGTAGGCGGCGGTCAGCAGGGTCCCGAGGCCGGCCAGCGCCATGTAGGTGACGAAGGCCGGGCGGGACAGGCCGGCGGCCGGATCGAAGGCACCGAACATCGCCAGCACCTCGCCCCAGAAGCCCGCCAGCCCCGGCAGGCCCAGGCTCGCCACCGCGGCGAAGGCGAGCAGCGCCCCGAGCCGGGGCGCGCGCCCGTAGAGCGCGGCGCCCGTCTCCCCTGCGAGGGTGTCCAGCTCCGCCGTCCCGTAGCGGTCCTTCAGGGCACCGACGACGAAGAAGAGCAGGCCGGTGACCAGGCCGTGGGCGATGTTGGCGAAGAGCGCGCCGTTGACGCCCACCGGGGTGAGCGAGGCGATGCCCAGCAGCACGAAGCCCATGTGGCCCACCGAGGAGAAGGCGATCAGGCGCTTGAGGTCGCCCCGGCGCCCCGGGCGGGCGAGCGCGAGACAGGCGAGCGAGCCGTAGACGATGCCGACGGCCGCCAGCGCGCCGAGGTAGGGGGCCAGCGTGTGGGCCCCGTCCGGCACCACCGGCAGCAGCACCCGGACCAGGCCGTACGTCCCCATCTTGAGCAGGACGCCGGCCAGCAGCACCGAGCCGACGGTGGGCGCCGAGGTGTGGGCGTCCGGCAGCCAGCTGTGCAGCGGCCACGCGGGCGCCTTGACCATCAGCCCCAGGCCGATCGCGAGTGCGGCCAGCACCTGGGTGGTGTGCGAGAGGCCGTGGCCGTGCGCGGCGGCCAGCGCGGTCATGTCGAAGGTGCCCGCCTTCAGGCCGATCAGCAGGAAGCCGAGCAGCATCACCGCGGAGCCGAGCAGGGTGTAGAGGATGAACCGGTTGGCCGAGGCCGTGCGGGCCCCGCTGCCCCAGCGCGCGATCAGGAAGTACATCGGGATCAGCACGATCTCGAAGGCCAGGAAGAAGAGCAGCAGGTCGAGCACCAGGAAGGTGGCCAGCATGCCCACCTCGAGCAGCAGGAACAGGCCGGTGAAGGCCCGGGCCGAGGGGGTGCCCTCGCCGTTCGGCAGCTTTCTGGTGGAGTAGAGCGCGCACAGGAAGGTGAGCAGCGCGGTCAGCACCACCAGCGGCAGCGAGATGCCGTCCACCCCGAGGTGGAAGCGGACCTTGAGCGCGGGGATCCAGGCGACGTCGGTGACGCCCTGCATCCGGCTCGGCCGGGACCGGTCGAAGCCGGCCGCCAGGGCCACCGCCAGGGCGAGCACCAAGCCGGTCACCACCGCGTTGAAGCGCAGCGCGAGCCGGTCCTGGGCCTCGCGGTCGGCGCCGAACACGCCGGCCGGGGCCAGCGTGGCGACGGCGCCGAGCAGGGGCAGCGCCAGCAGGGCGATGAGGAGCACGTTCATCGGGGACTCCCTGCGCGGGCTGCGCCGAAGGGGTGATCGGTGGACGGGTGAAGGGGGATCAGCCGGGCGCGCCTCATGTGCCGACCGCCACGAAGACCGCGATCAGCACCACACCGGCCAGCAGCGCGCTCAGGTAGGTCTGCGCGTTGCCGGTCTGGCTGCGCCGCACCACCCAGCCGAGCAGCTTGGCGGTACCGCCGGAGGCCTGCACGTAGCCCTCGACCACCTCGCGGTCCAGGAACTTGACCAGCTCGGCGGCGGCCACGGTGGGGCGCACGAAGAGCAGGGTGTAGAGCCGGTCCAGCCGGAAACCGTGCTGCGCCGGGCCGTAGAGCGGACCGAGCAGCGCCCGGCCGGGGTCGGCCGGCGCGGGCGCGGGCGCGGCCGGGGTGAGCTGCTCGGCCTCGGGCGCACCGCCCTGCTCCGGCACCCGCTCGGCCACCCGCGCACCGACGACCCGCCAGGTCGCGTAGCTGATCAGCACACCGGCCACCGCGAGCCCGGTGCCGAGCACGCCGGTGACCAGGCTCGGCCGCAGCGAGCCGCCGTCCAGCAGGCTGGGCAGCCAGTCGCTGCGCAGTCCGGTGATGCCGAAGGCCATCGTCGGCAGCGCCAGCACCCACAGCGGCCAGCGCATCGCGGCCGGCTCGGCCTCGCCGGGGGCGACCTCGTCGGCCTCCGGCGAGTAGGGCGCCCCGGGCTCGGCGGCGGTGGCGGCGGCCGGGGCCGCGGCCTTGGCCTGGGCGGACAGCCGGGGGAAGGCGAGCAGCCACAGCCTGGTCGCGTAGGCCGCGGTGAGCAGCGCGGTCAGCATCCCGGCGACCAGCACGATCCAGCCCGCCGCGTGCGGCACCGCGCCGGCCGGGCCGACGCCGTTGGTCAGCGCCTCGCCGGTGGCCGCGTGCTCGGCGGCGGTGAGCACCGCCTCCTTGGTGAAGAAGCCGGTGAACGGCGGCAGGCCGGCCAGCGCGACCAGGCCGATGCCCAGCGTCCAGCGGGCGTCCGGCACCCGGTCGCGCAGCCCGGGCAGCCGCGACATCGCCGAGAGCGAGTTCGTGTGCGCGGCGTGGATCAGCACCCCGGCGGAGAGGAAGAGAAGCGCCTTGAACGCGCCGTGGCCCACCAGGTGGAAGACCGCCGCCTCGCGGTCACCGCTGGCCAGCGCCCCGGCCATGTAGCCCAGCTGGCCCACGGTGGAGTAGGCCAGCACCCGTTTGATGTCGTCCTGGGCCAGCGCGCACAGCGCCGAGCCGACCATCGTGACGGCCGCCAGCACCGCCAGCACCACCAGCGCGGCGCCGGAGAGCAGGAAGACCGGCAGCAGCCGGGCCACCAGGTAGATCCCGGCGGCCACCATGGTGGCGGCGTGGATCAGCGCGGAGACCGGGGTCGGGCCGGCCATCGCGTCCGGCAGCCAGGTGTGCAGCGGGAACTGCGCGCTCTTGCCGGCCACGCCGGCCAGCAGCAGCAGCGCGATCAGCGTGGGGTGGTGCAGCCGGCCGTGCGCGGCGTCGTCGAGCACCCCGCCGATGCTGAAGGTGTGCGCGTCGGCCGCCAGCGCGAAGATGCCGAACAGGAACGGCACGTCACCGAGCTTGGTGACCAGGAAGGCCTTGAGCGAGGCCCCCCGGGCGTCCGCGGTCTCCCAGTGGTGGCCGATCAGGAAGTACGAGCAGATGCCCATGACCTCCCAGCCGACCAGCAGCACGAGCAGGTCGCCCGAGTAGACCACCAGGAACATCGCGGCGGTGAAGAGCGAGACCAGCGCCGCGTAGGACGGGTAGCGCGGGTCCGTGCGCAGGTAGGCCGTCGAGTAGACCTGCACGCAGGTGGCGACCACGCCGACCAGGACGGAGATCAGCGAGGTGTAGCCGTCCAGGTGGATCGCGAGCGAGATGTCCGGTCCGCCGGTCGGGGTGAGCCGGGTGGCCGCGTCCAGGGTGTGGCCGGTGCCCAGCTGCACGGCGACGACCAGGGCGAGCACCGCGGCGGCGGCCACCGGCAGGATCGCCAGCGGGCGGCTGTAGCCGGGGGCCTTGCGCCCGGTGGCGAAGGTGGCGGCAGCACCGAGCGCGGGCAGCGCCGGCACCAGCGCGGGGAGGGCGATGTTCACGAGACGGCCTGGCCCTTCGACGCTTCGTCAACTTCGGGGTCAAGGTCAACGGGCACAGCAGGCGCCGGGACCTCGGCGGCCCGGTCCCCCAGCGCCGTCAGCCGGTCGACGTCGGCCGTGCCCCTGGTCCGGAAGACCAGCAGCACGATGGCCAGCCCCAGGCCGATCTCCGCGGCGGCCACGGTGATGGTGAAGAGGGTGAGCGCCTGTCCGGCGTGCAGCGCGTCGCGCAGCCAGGCGTCGAAGGCGACCAGGTTGAGGTTGACGGCGTTGAGCATCAGCTCCACCGACATCAGCACCAGGATGGCGTTGCGCCGGGCGAGCAGACCGTAGACGCCGATGCTGAAGAGCAGCGCGGCCAGGACGGCGGGGTAGGCGAGGTGCATCGGCGGTCAGCGCTCCTGCTGCTCGGGGGCGGCGGTGGCGCGGCCGGGGCGCTGGGCGGCGGGCGGACGCGCGGTGCGCAGCCGGCCCGCGCGCGGCTTGGCGCCGCCCTTGCCCGTCCGGGAGATCACGATCGCCCCCACCAGCGCGGCCAGCAGCAGCACCGAGAGGGCCTCGAAGGGCAGCACCCAGTACCGGAACAGGCTGGCGCCGGTGACGGCGGTGCTGCCGCCGCCCGCGCCCAGGTCGATCCAGGAGGTCCGGAAGGCGTCCACCACCAGGGTCACCAGGGTGCCGGCCGTGGCCAGCGCGACGCCCAGGGCCACCCAGCGGTTGCCCGAGTCGGCGTCCGGCGAGCGGCCGATCGGCGCCTTGGTGAGCATCAGGCCGAAGAGCACCAGCACGACCACCGAACCGAGGTAGATCAGCACCTGCACCCAGGCCACGAACTCGGCGGTGAGCAGCAGGAACTCCACGGCCAGGCCGCCGAGCGCCACGACCAGCCAGAGCGCGGCGTGCACCAGTTGCCTGGTGGTCACCGAGATCAGTGCCGAGCCGAGCACCGCGAGACCGACCAGCACGAAGACGATCTCCACGCCGGTCGGCGACAGGAAGCCCCGGCTCGCGGGCGCGAGCGAGCCGGCGGCGGCGGCGAGCAGCGAACTCATGCGCCGTCACCGCCCAGGGCCGCGGCCATCTTGTCGGCGGCCTTGCGGGCGGCGGCGATCTCCTTGGGCTCCTCGGCCGCCGGGTCCAGCGCCGGCGGGGCCGGCACCGTCCACATCCACTCGCGCAGCTTCTCGCGCTCGTGGGTCAGCTCCAGGATGTCGGTCTCCGCGTACTCGAACTCGGGCGACCAGAAGAGCGCGTCGAAGGGGCAGACCTCGATGCAGATCCCGCAGTACATGCAGAGCGAGAAGTCGATGGCGAAGCGGTCCAGCACGTTGCGGGTGCGGGCGCGCGCGTTCGGGTCGGCCGCCGGGAGGGTCTCCTTGTGCGAGTCGATGTAGATGCACCAGTCCGGGCACTCCCGGGCGCAGAGCATGCAGACCGTGCAGTTCTCCTCCAGCAGCCCGATCACGCCGCGGCTGCGCGGGGGCAGCTGCGGCTGCACCTCGGGGTACTGCGCGGTGACGGTCTTGCGCGTCATCGTCCGCAGGGTGACGGCCAGGCCCTTGGCCAGGCCGGATCCGGGCAGGTTCACTGGGAGATCGCCACCTTGATGATGCCGGTCAGGGCGAGCTGGAGGAGCGCGAGCGGGATCAGCACGGTCCAGGCGAAGCGCATCAGCTGGTCCTCGCGCAGCCGCGGGAAGGTCACCCGGGCCCAGATCACCACGAAGGCGAGCGCGAAGGTCTTCAGCAGCGTCCACAGCCAGCCGAGGCTGTCCGGCAGCGGTCCGTGCCAGCCGCCGAGGAAGAGCACCGCGGTCAGCGCGCAGAGCACCAGGATGCCCGCGTACTCGGAGAGCAGGAAGAGCGCGAAGCGCAGCCCGGTGTACTCGGTGTACGCGCCGAAGATGATCTCGGAGTCGGCCACCGGCATGTCGAACGGCGGGCGCTGCAGCTCGGCGAGGCCGGCCGTGAAGAAGACGAACGCGCCGATCGCCTGCCACGGGATCCACCACCAGTGGAAGGCGTCCATGATCCCGGGCAGCGACAGGGTGCCGGCCGCCATCGCCACCGAGGCGCCGGCCAGCAGCATCGGCAGCTCGTAGGACATCAGCTGGGCGGCCGTGCGCAGGCCGCCGAGCAGCGAGAACTTGTTCGCCGAGGCCCAGCCGGCCATCAGCGAGCCGAGCACGCCGATGCCCATGACCGCGAGCACGAAGAAGATGCCCGCGTCGATCGCCTGCCCGACGAAGCCGTGCGGGCCCACCGGCACGGCCAGCAGCACGAGCAGGTACGGCAGCAGGGCGACGGCCGGCGCCAGCTGGAAGACCCGCCGGTCGGCACCGGCCGGGACGATGTCCTCCTTCTGCGCGAACTTCACGCCGTCGGCGACCAGCTGGGCCCAGCCGTGGAAGCCACCGGCGTACATCGGGCCGAGCCGGCCCTGCATGTGGGCCATCACCTTGTGCTCGGTCTGACCGATGATCAGCGGGAAGGTGAGCATGACCACCAGCGCGGCGAGGCAGCGCAGCAGTGTGTCGAGCAGAGTCACGCGCCCTCTCCGTCCTGGTTCTCGGCGGCTTCCTCGGGGGCACTCCCGGGGGTGTCCTGCTTCGTCGGCTCGGCCGACGGCGCGTCGGGAGTCGGCTCGGCCGACTTCGCGGGCGCGGGATCGTGTGCCGGCACCGGTGAGTGCCACGGCGCGTCGGCGCTGCGGGTGCGCGCCGGACGGGCCGGTGCGGCTGGCGCCGCCGGGGCCGCCGGGGCCTCGGTGGCGGGCCCCGGCTCGGCGGCCGGTGGCGTGGCGGCAGCGGGCTCGGCGGCAGCCGGCGTGGGGGCAGCGGCGGGCGCCGACTGGCTGGCGGAGCCGTCCGTGATGCTGCGGTTGCGCCGCGGCCGGTCGGCCCGCACCGCGGGCGCGCCCTCCGCCGCAGCTCCCGCCCCGGCCGCGCGCGGTCCGCGGGCGGCACGGGCCGGCCGTTCGGCGACCGGCGGCAGGGTGCCCTTGAGCGGCCCCCACTCGTTGGGGTCCGGCACACCGGGCGGCTGCATCTTGCGCCGCGCCGGACCGTCGTGCTCGCTCTCGCCCGGCTCCTTGGCGCCCGGCCAGGCCTTGGCCACCCGGGCCGCCAGGACGAACTCCTTGCGCAGCGGGTGCCCCTCGAAGCCCTCCGGCAGCAGCAGCGGCGTCAGGTCCGGGTGCCCGGTGAACTCGATCCCGAACATCTCGTGCGTCTCGCGCTCGGCCCAGCCGGCCCCGGCGTAGACGCCGCCCGCGGTCGGCAGCGCGGCGCCCGCGCGCGGCACCCGGGTGCGCAGCAGCAGGTGGCGCACCCCGGCGCCGTCCCCGGCGGCGGCCAGGTGCGCGCAGACGGCGAAGCCCTCGGCGAGCTCGTCCACCGCGCTCAGCCAGTCGAAGAAGCGCAGGCCCAGCCCGTCCCGGGCGGCGGTCAGCGCCTCGATCCAGTGCTCGGCCGGCACGTCGACGGTCAGCAGCTCATAGGCCCGGGCGGCGCTCGCCCATGGTCCGATGGCAGCGGCCGCCCGCTCGGGCGTCAGGTCCTGGCTCACTGCGCACCCCCGGGGCCCGGCACCAGCGGCCGGCGCAGCGCACCGGTGGACGGCCCGGCGTAGCGCTCCGCCAGCGACTCGGCGGCGATCTTCTCCTGCAGCTTGAGGATGCCCTGCAGCAGCGCCTCGGGCCGCGGCGGGCAGCCGGGCACGTAGACGTCGACCGGGATGATCTGGTCCACGCCCTTGGTGACCGAGTAGGAGTCCCAGTAGGGCCCGCCGGAGTTGGAGCAGGCGCCGAAGGAGATGACGTACTTCGGCTCCGGCATCTGCTCGTAGAGGCGCTTGACGGCGGGAGCCATCTTGTCCGTCACGGTGCCCGAGACGATCATCAGGTCGGCCTGCCGCGGGCCGGGCGCGAACGGGATCACACCCATCCGGATGAAGTCGTGCTTGGCCATCGACGCGGCGATGAACTCGATCGCGCAGCAGGCCAGCCCGAAGTTGAAGCACCAGAGGCTGTAGCGGCGCCCCCAGTTGAGCACCACCTTGACCGGGTCCGGAGCGAGCCGGGCCAACGGGCCCAGGCGGCGCTGCTCCAGCGCTCCCGGACCGGGGTGGGCGGGGTCGGGCAGACCGAGCGGGACGGGTCCACCCGAGCCGTGGCTGTGGGTCAGGTCCATTCCAGGACCCCCTTCTTCCAGGCGTAGAGCAGACCGACCGCGAGGAAGCCGAGGAAGATGAACATCTCCACCAGCGTCCCCACGCCGTATCCCGCGGCGGCGAACACCGTCGCCCACGGGAAGAGGTAGATCGCGTCGACCGCGAAGATCACGTAGAGGAACGCGTAGATGTAGTAGCGGACCTGGGTGTGCGCCCAGCCCTCACCCACCGGGTCGACCCCGCACTCGTAGCTGAGCAGCTTCTCGGGGGACCAGACCACCGGACGCAACAGCCGGTTGGCCGTGAACGCCACCGCGATGAAGAGCGCGCCGACCACCGCGAGCAGCCCCACCGCCCCGTACGCGTGGAAGTAGCCGCCGCCCTGCGCGGGGTCGGCCGCGAGGGCGCTGGCCCAGGGCCCCTGCATTGCGTTCGCCTCCAGCTCAGCGGTGCCGCGCGGCCGGCCGGGCCGGGCAGCGCAGCATTTATTTACACATCCATAACCTTGCTACGCGGTGAGTCTATGGCCATGGCTCGGTCCCTCCGGAACCCTGCCCGCCACTTAAGACGACTCGGTCCACTGGCAGGACACCGCCGGGACCGCCCCCGGGACCCACCGGCCGGGGGTGGGGATATCCCCCGGTACGGACTCTCCCTAGCCCCCGTGCGCGAAACCCCCGGGTTCGGCGAAGCTGTCCTTCGCACACCCCCACGACTGGAACGGACGCCCACCATGAAGCTCCCCGGCGAGCGCCGCGACGCCAGGCCGCTGTACGGCGCCCAGATGTGGCGCGAAGTGATCCACCACCTGCTCGGCCTGCCCGTCGGCATCGCGGCCTTCGTCTTCACCACCACGGTGCTCGCGGTCGGCGCGGGACTGAGCGTGACGGTGGTCGGGCTGCCGGTGCTGGCCCTGGGGCTGCGCGGGGCCCGCGGCATCGGCGTGGTGGCCCGCTGGAAGGCCCGGCCCGGTCTGGGCGCGCAGGTCGAGGAGCCGCAGCCGCTGGTCGCGGCCAAGCCCGGGATCACCGGCTGGGTGCTCGCCTCGCTCACCGACGGGCTGAGCTGGCGCTCGGTGCTCTACTGCCTGCTGATGCTGCCCTGGGGTGCGATCACCTTCACCGTGACGCTCTTCTTCCTGGTGGCCGGCTGGCCGTTGCTGCCCTGGGTGGTCCGCTACCTGGCGGTGGTCCACCGGATGCTGGTGGAGCAGCTGCTCGGTCCGGGTCAGCTCTCGGCACGGGTGCGCGAGCTGGAGGAGGACCGCGGCGCGGTGGTCGACACCGCCGCGGCCGACCTGCGCCGGATCGAGCGCGACCTGCACGACGGCGCCCAGGCGCGGCTGGTCGCCCTCGCCATGGACCTCG from Kitasatospora sp. NBC_01250 includes these protein-coding regions:
- a CDS encoding NADH-quinone oxidoreductase subunit A; the encoded protein is MQGPWASALAADPAQGGGYFHAYGAVGLLAVVGALFIAVAFTANRLLRPVVWSPEKLLSYECGVDPVGEGWAHTQVRYYIYAFLYVIFAVDAIYLFPWATVFAAAGYGVGTLVEMFIFLGFLAVGLLYAWKKGVLEWT
- a CDS encoding sensor histidine kinase; amino-acid sequence: MKLPGERRDARPLYGAQMWREVIHHLLGLPVGIAAFVFTTTVLAVGAGLSVTVVGLPVLALGLRGARGIGVVARWKARPGLGAQVEEPQPLVAAKPGITGWVLASLTDGLSWRSVLYCLLMLPWGAITFTVTLFFLVAGWPLLPWVVRYLAVVHRMLVEQLLGPGQLSARVRELEEDRGAVVDTAAADLRRIERDLHDGAQARLVALAMDLGLAKEKLLETELSTEQASAAKMVDAAHGEVKLALQELRDLARGIHPAVLTDRGLDAALSAVAARCTVPGGVQVNVDLTGPDGVVERPDSAVEGIAYFTVSELLTNTSKHAGATSASVDAWRSADRLMIQVGDDGRGGATAPGGGFRPGGGLAGLAERVGAVDGVFLVESPVGGPTTVTIELPWHTRAVRTA